GCCACCATCGAGGCCTACGTCGCCCTCCGCCTGGCCGGTGACGAGCCCGGCGCACCGCACATGGCGAAGGCCTCCGCCTGGATCCGCGAGCAGGGCGGCATCGCCGCCGCCCGGGTCTTCACCCGGATCTGGCTGGCCCTGTTCGGCTGGTGGAAATGGGAGGACCTGCCCGAACTTCCTCCGGAGCTCATCTACTTCCCGAAGTGGATGCCGCTCAACATCTACGACTTCGGCTGCTGGGCCCGGCAGACCATCGTCCCGCTGACGATCGTCTCCGCGAAACGGCCCGTACGCCCCGCGCCCTTCCCGCTGGACGAGCTGCACACCGACCCGGCCCACCCGAACCCGGCCAAGCCCCTTGCCCCGGCGTTCAGTTGGGACGGCGCCTTCCAGCGCATGGACAAGGGCCTGCACGCCCTGCGGAAGGTCGCGCCGCGCCGGCTGCGCAGAGCCGCGATGAACAGCGCCGCCCGCTGGATCATCGAGCGGCAGGAGAACGACGGCTGCTGGGGCGGCATCCAGCCCCCGGCCGTGTACTCGATCATCGCCCTGCACCTGCTCGGCTACGACCTCCAGCACCCCGTGATGCGCGAGGGACTCGCCTCGCTGGACCGGTTCGCCGTGTGGCGCGAGGACGGGGCCCGGATGATCGAGGCCTGCCAGTCGCCGGTGTGGGACACCTGCCTGGCCGCGATCGCACTCGTCGACGCCGGACTGCCCGCCGACCACCCGCAGTTGGTGAAGGCCGCGGACTGGATGCTGGGCGAGGAAATCGTCCGGCCCGGTGACTGGTCGGTGCAGCGGCCCGGACTGCCGCCCGGGGGCTGGGCGTTCGAGTTCCACAACGACAACTACCCCGACATCGACGACACCGCCGAGGTGATCCTCGCCCTGCGCCGGATCGCCCACCACGACCCGGTGCGGGTGGACAAGGCCGTCCGGCGCGGTCTGCGCTGGACCCTCGGCATGCAGTCGAAGAACGGCGCGTGGGCCGCCTTCGACGTCGACAACACCAGCCCCTTCCCGAACCGGCTGCCGTTCTGCGACTTCGGCGAGGTCATCGACCCGCCCTCCGCCGACGTCACCGCGCATGTCGTCGAGATGCTCGCGGTGGAGGGTCTCGCCCACGACCCGCGCACCCGGCGGGGCATCGAGTGGCTGCTGGCCGAACAGGAGCCCGACGGCTCGTGGTTCGGGCGCTGGGGCGTCAACTACGTCTACGGCACCGGGTCCGTCGTACCCGCCCTGGTCGCCGCGGGCATCCCCGCCGCGCACCCGGCGATCCGCCGGGCCGTGACCTGGCTGGAGTCGGTCCAGAACGACGACGGCGGCTGGGGCGAGGACCTGCGCTCCTACCGGTACGCCAAGGAGTGGAGCGGCAGAGGCGCCTCGACCGCCTCCCAGACGGCGTGGGCCCTGATGGCCCTGCTCGCTGCGGGGGAGCGGGACTCCAAAGCCGTCGAACGCGGCATCGAGTGGCTCGCCGCCACCCAGCGGGAGGACGGTTCCTGGGACGAGCCGTACTTCACGGGGACGGGCTTCCCGTGGGACTTCTCGATCAATTACCACCTCTACCGGCAGGTGTTCCCGCTCACCGCGCTCGGCCGGTACCTGCACGGTGAACCCTTCGCCGACCGGCACCGGGGGAGCGGGGCGACCGGGAAGCCGTCCGCCGAGGCCAAGGGGAGCGGAAAGATCCGGATGCCGCTCGCCGAGGCCAAGGGAGCTGAATGAGCACACAGCCCGCCCCGGCCCCTCTGCTGATCGCCTGCGCGCTCGGCATCGAGCAGCTCGCCCTGCGCGCGGGGGACCGTGGCGGCGCCGGCGGGCCGGTCACCGTGCTGCGGACCGGTATGGGGCCGGCGGCGGCCGAGCGGTCCGTCACCCGGATGCTCACCGATTCCGCCCTGCGCGACGCCGCCGTCCTCGCCACCGGCTTCTGCGCGGGGCTCGCGCCCGGCATGCACCCCGGGGACCTGGTCGTCGCCGAGGAGACCCGCGACCCGCGCGGTACGACCGCCTGCGTCGGGACGGACCTGCTGGTCAATGAGCTGGTCCGCGCGGTGCCCGGGCGGAACGTGCACGCCGGGCCGCTCACCGGCTCCGACCACGTCGTGCGCGGTCACGAACGGTCTGCGCTGCGCGCGACCGGCGCGATCGCGGTCGACATGGAGTCGGCGGCCACGCTTCTGAGCGCCGTGCGCGCGGGCGAGCGCCCGGTTGCGGCCGTCCGGGTGGTCGTGGACGCTCCAGAACATGAACTCGTCCGGATCGGCACGGTACGCGGTGGAATATCAGCTTTCCGTGTCCTTTGTTCCGTCCTTCCCGCATTCTTCGAATGGCACCGTTCCTTGCTGCTCCCCAGGAGGTGAGCCAGATGGCCATGCCGCTCCGACAGTCCATCAAGGTCGCTACATACTTGGCTGAACAGAAGCTCCGCCGGCGGGACAAGTTCCCGCTCATCGTGGAGCTGGAGCCGCTGTACGCCTGCAACCTCAAGTGCGAGGGGTGTGGCAAGATCCAGCACCCGGCCGGGGTGCTCAAGCAGCGGATGCCGGTCGCCCAGGCCGTGGGGGCCGTGCTGGAGTCCGGTGCCCCCATGGTGTCCATCGCCGGTGGCGAGCCGCTGATGCACCCGCAGATCGACGAGATCGTGCGTCAGCTGGTGGCCAGGCGGAAGTACGTTTTCCTGTGCACCAACGCCCTGCTCCTGCGCAAGAAGATGGACAAGTTCAAGCCCTCCCCCTACTTCGCCTTCGCGGTGCACATCGACGGGCTGCGCGAGCGGCACGACGAGTCGGTGGCGAAGGAGGGCGTGTTCGACGAGGCGGTCGAGGCCATCAAGGAGGCGAAGCGGCAGGGCTTCCGGGTGACCACCAACTCGACCTTCTTCAACACCGACACCCCGCAGACCATCATCGAGGTGCTCAACTTCCTCAACGACGACCTCAAGGTCGACGAGATGATGATCTCGCCCGCCTACGCCTACGAGAAGGCCCCCGACCAGGAGCACTTCCTGGGCGTGGAGCAGACCCGCGAGCTGTTCAAGAAGGCCTTCGCGGGCGGCAACCGGCGCCGCTGGCGGCTCAACCACTCCCCGCTCTTCCTGGACTTCCTGGAGGGCAAGGTCGACTTCCCGTGCACCGCCTGGGCGATCCCGAACTACTCGCTGTTCGGCTGGCAGCGCCCCTGCTACCTGATGAGCGACGGCTATGTGCCGACGTACCGGGAGCTGGTCGAGGACACCGACTGGGACAAGTACGGCCGCGGCAAGGACCCGCGCTGCGCCAACTGCATGGCGCACTGCGGCTACGAGCCCACCGCCGTCCTCGCCACCATGGGGTCGCTGAAGGAGTCCCTGCGCGCCCTGCGCGAGACGGTCTCCGGAAACCGGGAGTGACGTCATGACCGCCATCCCGCTGGGCGTTCCCGAGGTGCCGGTCCGGCCGGTCGCGGAGCGGCGCGTGTCACGCCGGATCCAGCTCGGTCCGGTGGCGGTCGGGGGCGGGGCCCCGGTGTCGGTGCAGTCGATGACCACGACCCGTACGTCGGACATCGGCGCCACCTTGCAGCAGATCGCCGAACTCACCGCGTCCGGCTGCCAGATCGTCCGGGTCGCGTGCCCCACGCAGGACGACGCGGACGCGCTCGCGACCATCGCGCGCAAGTCGCAGATCCCGGTGATCGCGGACATCCACTTCCAGCCGAAATACGTGTTCGCGGCCATCGAGGCGGGCTGCGCGGCGGTACGCGTCAACCCCGGCAACATCAAGCAGTTCGACGACCGGGTCAAGGAGATCGCGCAGGCCGCCAAGGACCACGGCACCCCGATCCGGATCGGCGTCAACGCCGGGTCGCTGGACCGGCGGCTGCTGAAGAAGTACGGCAGGGCGACCCCCGAGGCGCTCGTGGAGAGCGCGCTGTGGGAAGCCTCCCTGTTCGAGGAGCACGACTTCCGGGACATCAAGATCTCCGTCAAGCACAACGACCCGGTCGTCATGATCGAGGCGTACCGGCAGCTCGCCGAGCAGAGCGACTACCCGCTGCACCTGGGGGTGACGGAGGCGGGCCCGGCGTTCCAGGGCACGATCAAGTCGGCGGTGGCGTTCGGGGCGTTGCTGTCACGGGGCATCGGCGACACCATCCGGGTGTCGCTGTCGGCGCCGCCGGCCGAGGAGGTCAAGGTCGGCATCCAGATCCTGCAGTCCCTGGGGCTCAGGGAGCGCCGGCTGGAGATCGTCTCCTGCCCCTCCTGCGGACGCGCCCAGGTCGACGTGTACAAGCTCGCCGACGAGGTCACGTCCGGCCTTACGGGCATGGAAGTGCCGTTGCGGGTCGCCGTCATGGGGTGTGTGGTCAACGGACCCGGCGAGGCGCGGGAGGCCGATCTGGGGGTGGCCTCCGGCAACGGCAAGGGGCAGATCTTCGTCAAGGGCGAGGTCATCAAGACCGTCCCCGAGTCGAAGATCGTCGAGACGCTGATCGAAGAGGCGATGAAGCTCGCCGAGCAGATGGAGCAGGACGGCGTGGGGCCGGGGGAGCCGGCCGTCACCGTGAGCTGAACAGCACGGAACCGAAGGGGGCCCGAGCGTGACGATTCTGGAGAGCATCCGGGGACCACGCGACCTGAAGGCGCTGTCCGAGGGGGAACTCGGCGAACTGTCCGACGAGATCAGGGAGTTCCTGGTGCACGCGGTCGCCAGGACCGGGGGCCATCTGGGACCCAACCTGGGGGTGGTGGAGCTCACCGTCGCCCTGCACCGGGTCTTCGAGTCGCCGGTCGACCGCATCCTGTGGGACACCGGCCACCAGAGCTACGTCCACAAGCTGCTGACCGGACGCCAGGACTTCTCCAAGCTGCGCGGCAAGGGTGGCCTGTCCGGCTACCCCTCGCGCGAGGAGTCCGAGCACGACGTCATCGAGAACAGCCACGCCTCCACGGCGCTCGGCTGGGCCGACGGGCTTGCCAAGGCCCGCCAGGTGCGGGGGGAGAGGGGCCATGTCGTCGCGGTGATCGGTGACGGTGCCCTGACCGGCGGCATGGCCTGGGAGGCACTGAACAACATCGCCGCCGCCAGGAACCGCCCGCTGGTCATCGTCGTCAACGACAACGAACGCTCCTACGCCCCGACCATCGGCGGCCTCGCCGACCACCTCGCGACGCTGCGCACGACCGACAGCTACGAACGGATCCTGGCCTGGGGCAAGGACGTGCTCCAGGCCACGCCCCTGGTCGGCACCACCCTCTACGAGGCCCTGCACGGCGCGAAGAAGGGCTTCAAGGACGCGTTCGCCCCGCAGGGCCTGTTCGAGGACCTGGGCCTGAAGTACGTGGGCCCGATCGACGGACACGACATCGGGGCCGTGGAGTCCGCGCTGCGGCGCGCGAAACGCTTCCACGGGCCGGTCCTCGTCCACTGCCTCACGGAGAAGGGCCGGGGCTACGAGCCCGCCCTCGCCCACGAGGAGGACCACTTCCACACCGTCGGCGTCATGGACCCGCTGACCTGCGCTCCG
This region of Streptomyces caelestis genomic DNA includes:
- the shc gene encoding squalene--hopene cyclase; translation: MTATTDGSTGALPPRAAAASDTDTDTPAAAGVPEAAARAAQRATDFLLSRQDAEGWWKGDLETNVTMDSEDLLLRQFLGIRDEKTTQAAALFIRGEQREDGTWATFYGGPGELSATIEAYVALRLAGDEPGAPHMAKASAWIREQGGIAAARVFTRIWLALFGWWKWEDLPELPPELIYFPKWMPLNIYDFGCWARQTIVPLTIVSAKRPVRPAPFPLDELHTDPAHPNPAKPLAPAFSWDGAFQRMDKGLHALRKVAPRRLRRAAMNSAARWIIERQENDGCWGGIQPPAVYSIIALHLLGYDLQHPVMREGLASLDRFAVWREDGARMIEACQSPVWDTCLAAIALVDAGLPADHPQLVKAADWMLGEEIVRPGDWSVQRPGLPPGGWAFEFHNDNYPDIDDTAEVILALRRIAHHDPVRVDKAVRRGLRWTLGMQSKNGAWAAFDVDNTSPFPNRLPFCDFGEVIDPPSADVTAHVVEMLAVEGLAHDPRTRRGIEWLLAEQEPDGSWFGRWGVNYVYGTGSVVPALVAAGIPAAHPAIRRAVTWLESVQNDDGGWGEDLRSYRYAKEWSGRGASTASQTAWALMALLAAGERDSKAVERGIEWLAATQREDGSWDEPYFTGTGFPWDFSINYHLYRQVFPLTALGRYLHGEPFADRHRGSGATGKPSAEAKGSGKIRMPLAEAKGAE
- a CDS encoding phosphorylase family protein; amino-acid sequence: MSTQPAPAPLLIACALGIEQLALRAGDRGGAGGPVTVLRTGMGPAAAERSVTRMLTDSALRDAAVLATGFCAGLAPGMHPGDLVVAEETRDPRGTTACVGTDLLVNELVRAVPGRNVHAGPLTGSDHVVRGHERSALRATGAIAVDMESAATLLSAVRAGERPVAAVRVVVDAPEHELVRIGTVRGGISAFRVLCSVLPAFFEWHRSLLLPRR
- the hpnH gene encoding adenosyl-hopene transferase HpnH — translated: MAMPLRQSIKVATYLAEQKLRRRDKFPLIVELEPLYACNLKCEGCGKIQHPAGVLKQRMPVAQAVGAVLESGAPMVSIAGGEPLMHPQIDEIVRQLVARRKYVFLCTNALLLRKKMDKFKPSPYFAFAVHIDGLRERHDESVAKEGVFDEAVEAIKEAKRQGFRVTTNSTFFNTDTPQTIIEVLNFLNDDLKVDEMMISPAYAYEKAPDQEHFLGVEQTRELFKKAFAGGNRRRWRLNHSPLFLDFLEGKVDFPCTAWAIPNYSLFGWQRPCYLMSDGYVPTYRELVEDTDWDKYGRGKDPRCANCMAHCGYEPTAVLATMGSLKESLRALRETVSGNRE
- the ispG gene encoding flavodoxin-dependent (E)-4-hydroxy-3-methylbut-2-enyl-diphosphate synthase — encoded protein: MTAIPLGVPEVPVRPVAERRVSRRIQLGPVAVGGGAPVSVQSMTTTRTSDIGATLQQIAELTASGCQIVRVACPTQDDADALATIARKSQIPVIADIHFQPKYVFAAIEAGCAAVRVNPGNIKQFDDRVKEIAQAAKDHGTPIRIGVNAGSLDRRLLKKYGRATPEALVESALWEASLFEEHDFRDIKISVKHNDPVVMIEAYRQLAEQSDYPLHLGVTEAGPAFQGTIKSAVAFGALLSRGIGDTIRVSLSAPPAEEVKVGIQILQSLGLRERRLEIVSCPSCGRAQVDVYKLADEVTSGLTGMEVPLRVAVMGCVVNGPGEAREADLGVASGNGKGQIFVKGEVIKTVPESKIVETLIEEAMKLAEQMEQDGVGPGEPAVTVS